The Streptomyces sp. NBC_00691 genome has a segment encoding these proteins:
- a CDS encoding peptide ABC transporter substrate-binding protein — protein MRGATHAKWAALATAVALAATACGGGDDSGGGGADGIVSSSWGDPQNPLEPANTNEVQGGKVLSMIFRGLKQYDPKTGEAKDMLAEKIETTDSINFTITVKDGWTFSNGEKVTAKSFVDAWNYGADLKNNQKNAYFFGQIEGYDKVHPEKGEPSATSMSGLKVTGPQTFTVKLTQKFSTWPITLGYAAFSPLPQAFFDDRQAWLSKPIGNGPYTVDSYSKGSQMALKRWDAYPGADKAQNGGITLKVYTDNNTAYTDLTAGNLDLVDDVPASQLKNVEADLGDRYINVPAGIIQTLSFPFYDPAWNKPGQEKLRQGLSMAIDRDQITETIFQKTRTPAVDWTSPVLGEDGGFKDVCGDFCKYDAAEAKKLVAEGGGIPGGTMKISYNADTGSHKEWVDAVCNSINRSLGNNKACVGNPIGTFADFRNQVTQSKMDGPFRAGWQMDYPLIQNFLQPLYYTNASSNDGKYSDPQFDKLVNQANAEADTAKAIGLFQQAEEVLRDDMGAIPLWYQNGSAGYSERVTNVSLNPFSVPVYDQIKVN, from the coding sequence ATGCGCGGAGCCACGCACGCCAAGTGGGCCGCTCTGGCCACCGCAGTCGCCCTCGCGGCGACCGCCTGTGGCGGCGGCGACGACAGCGGCGGCGGAGGGGCCGACGGCATCGTGAGTTCCTCGTGGGGCGACCCGCAGAACCCGCTGGAACCCGCCAACACCAACGAGGTCCAGGGCGGCAAGGTCCTCTCCATGATCTTCCGGGGACTCAAGCAGTACGACCCGAAGACCGGCGAGGCCAAGGACATGCTCGCCGAGAAGATCGAGACCACCGACTCGATCAACTTCACCATCACGGTCAAGGACGGCTGGACCTTCTCCAACGGCGAGAAGGTGACCGCCAAGTCCTTCGTCGACGCGTGGAACTACGGCGCCGACCTGAAGAACAATCAGAAGAACGCCTACTTCTTCGGCCAGATCGAGGGCTACGACAAGGTCCACCCCGAGAAGGGCGAGCCGTCCGCCACATCCATGTCCGGCCTCAAGGTCACCGGCCCCCAGACCTTCACGGTCAAGCTCACCCAGAAGTTCTCCACCTGGCCCATCACCCTCGGCTACGCGGCCTTCTCGCCGCTGCCCCAGGCCTTCTTCGACGACCGCCAGGCCTGGCTGTCGAAGCCGATCGGCAACGGCCCGTACACCGTCGACTCGTACTCCAAGGGCTCCCAGATGGCCCTCAAGCGCTGGGACGCCTACCCCGGCGCCGACAAGGCCCAGAACGGCGGCATCACCCTCAAGGTCTACACGGACAACAACACCGCCTACACGGACCTGACGGCCGGCAACCTCGACCTCGTCGACGACGTGCCCGCCTCGCAGCTCAAGAACGTCGAAGCGGACCTCGGCGACCGTTACATCAACGTCCCCGCCGGCATCATCCAGACGCTGTCCTTCCCGTTCTACGACCCGGCCTGGAACAAGCCCGGACAGGAGAAGCTCCGCCAGGGCCTCTCCATGGCGATCGACCGCGACCAGATCACCGAGACGATCTTCCAGAAGACCCGGACCCCCGCCGTCGACTGGACCTCCCCGGTGCTCGGCGAGGACGGCGGCTTCAAGGACGTCTGCGGCGACTTCTGCAAGTACGACGCCGCCGAGGCGAAGAAGCTCGTGGCCGAGGGCGGCGGCATCCCCGGCGGCACCATGAAGATCTCGTACAACGCCGACACCGGCTCCCACAAGGAATGGGTCGACGCGGTCTGCAACTCCATCAACCGCTCCCTCGGCAACAACAAGGCCTGCGTCGGCAACCCGATCGGCACCTTCGCCGACTTCCGCAACCAGGTCACCCAGTCGAAGATGGACGGCCCGTTCCGCGCCGGCTGGCAGATGGACTACCCGCTCATCCAGAACTTCCTCCAGCCGCTGTACTACACCAACGCCTCGTCCAACGACGGCAAGTACTCGGACCCCCAGTTCGACAAGCTGGTCAACCAGGCCAACGCCGAGGCCGACACCGCGAAGGCCATCGGGCTCTTCCAGCAGGCCGAGGAAGTCCTCCGGGACGACATGGGCGCCATCCCGCTCTGGTACCAGAACGGCAGCGCCGGCTACTCGGAGCGGGTCACCAACGTCTCCCTGAACCCGTTCAGCGTCCCGGTCTACGACCAGATCAAGGTCAACTGA
- a CDS encoding ABC transporter ATP-binding protein has product MLLEVRDLHVEFHTRDGVAKAVNGVDYSVDAGETLAVLGESGSGKSVTAQAVMGILDVPPGKISQGEILFQGQDLLKLKEDERRKIRGAKMAMVFQDALSSLNPVLSVGDQLGEMFQVHKGMSRKDSKARAVELMDRVRIPAAKERVGQYPHQFSGGMRQRIMIAMALALEPELIIADEPTTALDVTVQAQVMDLLAELQRELNMGLILITHDLGVVADVADKIAVMYAGRIVEQAPVHEIYKAPAHPYTRGLLDSIPRLDQKGQELYAIKGLPPNLLAIPPGCAFNPRCPMAQDVCRTDVPPLYDVTESPVKRSSACHFWKECLHG; this is encoded by the coding sequence ATGCTGCTCGAAGTGCGCGACCTGCACGTGGAGTTCCACACCCGCGACGGGGTGGCCAAGGCCGTCAACGGCGTCGACTACTCCGTCGACGCGGGGGAGACCCTCGCGGTCCTCGGCGAGTCCGGCTCCGGCAAGTCCGTCACCGCCCAGGCCGTGATGGGCATCCTCGACGTCCCGCCGGGAAAGATCAGCCAGGGCGAGATCCTCTTCCAGGGCCAGGACCTGCTGAAGCTCAAGGAGGACGAGCGGCGCAAGATCCGCGGCGCCAAGATGGCGATGGTCTTCCAGGACGCGCTGTCCTCCCTCAACCCCGTGCTCAGCGTGGGCGACCAGCTCGGCGAGATGTTCCAGGTCCACAAGGGCATGTCGCGCAAGGACTCCAAGGCCAGGGCCGTCGAACTGATGGACCGGGTCCGCATCCCCGCCGCCAAGGAACGCGTCGGGCAGTACCCCCACCAGTTCTCCGGCGGCATGCGCCAGCGCATCATGATCGCCATGGCGCTCGCCCTCGAACCCGAGCTGATCATCGCCGACGAGCCCACCACCGCCCTCGACGTCACCGTCCAGGCCCAGGTCATGGACCTGCTCGCCGAGCTCCAGCGCGAACTCAACATGGGCCTCATCCTCATCACCCACGACCTCGGCGTCGTGGCCGACGTCGCCGACAAGATCGCCGTCATGTACGCGGGGCGGATCGTCGAACAGGCACCCGTCCACGAGATCTACAAGGCGCCCGCCCACCCCTACACCCGCGGCCTGCTCGACTCCATCCCGCGCCTCGACCAGAAGGGGCAGGAGCTCTACGCGATCAAGGGCCTCCCGCCCAACCTCCTGGCCATCCCACCCGGCTGCGCCTTCAACCCCCGCTGCCCCATGGCCCAGGACGTCTGCCGCACCGACGTGCCCCCGCTCTACGACGTGACCGAGTCCCCGGTGAAGCGCTCCAGCGCCTGCCACTTCTGGAAGGAGTGCCTCCATGGCTGA
- the mshB gene encoding N-acetyl-1-D-myo-inositol-2-amino-2-deoxy-alpha-D-glucopyranoside deacetylase — protein sequence MSDLPARRLLLVHAHPDDESINNGATMARYAAEGALVTLVTCTLGEEGEVIPPELAHLAPDREDRLGPYRIGELAAAMAELGVTDHRFLGGPGRFRDSGMMGVEQNKRANAFWNTDVDTAAPYLVEVIRETRPQVLVTYDPDGGYGHPDHIQAHRVAMRAAELAADPGYRPDLGAAHTIAKIYWNRVPRPVAEAGFARLRAEGSAFPAAAAIDDVPGVVDEESITAEIDAGPEHTGRKSAAMAAHATQVAVDGPFFALSNDLGQPIFTTEYYELVRGVSGAPEGTRETDLFAGVAA from the coding sequence ATGTCCGATCTCCCCGCCCGCCGTCTGCTGCTCGTGCACGCGCACCCGGACGACGAGTCGATCAACAACGGCGCCACCATGGCCAGGTACGCGGCCGAGGGTGCCCTCGTCACCCTGGTCACCTGCACGCTCGGCGAGGAGGGCGAGGTCATCCCGCCCGAGCTCGCCCATCTGGCCCCCGACCGCGAGGACCGGCTCGGCCCGTACCGGATCGGCGAACTCGCCGCCGCGATGGCCGAGCTCGGTGTCACCGACCACCGCTTCCTCGGCGGCCCCGGGCGCTTCCGCGACTCCGGAATGATGGGCGTCGAGCAGAACAAGCGGGCCAACGCCTTCTGGAACACGGACGTCGACACCGCAGCCCCGTACCTCGTCGAGGTCATCAGAGAGACCCGCCCGCAGGTCCTCGTCACCTACGACCCCGACGGCGGCTACGGACACCCGGACCACATCCAGGCCCACCGGGTCGCCATGCGCGCCGCCGAACTCGCCGCCGACCCCGGCTACCGCCCCGACCTGGGGGCGGCCCACACGATCGCCAAGATCTACTGGAACCGGGTCCCGCGCCCGGTCGCCGAGGCCGGCTTCGCCCGGCTCCGCGCCGAGGGCTCCGCCTTCCCGGCCGCCGCCGCGATCGACGACGTCCCCGGCGTCGTCGACGAGGAGTCGATCACCGCCGAGATCGACGCGGGACCGGAGCACACGGGCCGCAAGAGCGCGGCGATGGCCGCGCACGCCACCCAAGTCGCGGTCGACGGACCGTTCTTCGCCCTCTCCAACGACCTCGGCCAGCCGATCTTCACCACCGAGTACTACGAGTTGGTACGAGGCGTGTCGGGCGCCCCCGAAGGCACCCGCGAGACGGACCTCTTCGCCGGAGTGGCCGCATGA
- a CDS encoding DUF1304 domain-containing protein — translation MPLTADILVALVALLHAYILVMEMFLWEKETGRRFSGFDAKTARDTAAMAANQGLYNGFLAAGLVWGLIADGPIAFRVRVFFLSCVVIAGLYGAATANRRILFAQALPGALALSAVLVAHY, via the coding sequence ATGCCGCTGACCGCAGACATCCTCGTCGCCCTCGTCGCCCTGCTGCACGCCTACATCCTGGTGATGGAGATGTTCCTGTGGGAGAAGGAGACCGGCCGTCGCTTCTCCGGCTTCGACGCGAAGACGGCACGTGACACCGCCGCCATGGCCGCCAACCAGGGGCTCTACAACGGCTTCCTCGCCGCCGGGCTCGTCTGGGGCCTCATCGCCGACGGCCCGATCGCCTTCCGCGTCCGGGTCTTCTTCCTGTCCTGCGTCGTCATCGCCGGCCTCTACGGCGCCGCCACGGCCAACCGCCGCATCCTCTTCGCCCAGGCTCTCCCCGGCGCGCTCGCCCTCTCCGCCGTCCTCGTCGCCCACTACTGA
- a CDS encoding ABC transporter permease: MGRYVIRRLLQMIPVFFGATLLIFLMVNVMGDPIAGLCGDRQCDPATAAQLEKEFGLDKPVWQQYLTYMGNVFTGDFGTAFNGQPVTELMASAFPVTIRLTIVAIFFEIVIGISLGVVTGLKRGRPVDTTVLLLTLVVLSVPTFVTGLLVQLLLGVKWGWIKPAVSPEATFSELIVPGLVLASVSLAYVTRLTRTSIAENKRADYVRTAVAKGLPRRRVISRHLLRNSLIPVVTFIGADVGALMGGAIVTERIFNIHGVGYQLYQGIVRQNTQTVVGFVTILVLVFLLANLLVDLLYAVLDPRIRYA; the protein is encoded by the coding sequence ATGGGTCGATATGTGATCCGGCGGCTGCTGCAGATGATCCCGGTCTTCTTCGGCGCCACGCTGTTGATCTTCCTGATGGTGAACGTGATGGGCGACCCCATCGCCGGACTGTGCGGCGACCGCCAGTGCGACCCGGCGACCGCCGCCCAGCTGGAGAAGGAGTTCGGTCTCGACAAGCCCGTCTGGCAGCAATACCTCACCTACATGGGCAACGTCTTCACCGGAGACTTCGGCACCGCCTTCAACGGGCAGCCCGTCACCGAACTGATGGCCAGCGCCTTCCCCGTCACCATCCGGCTCACGATCGTCGCGATCTTCTTCGAGATCGTCATCGGCATCAGCCTCGGTGTGGTCACCGGCCTCAAGCGCGGCCGCCCCGTCGACACCACCGTCCTGCTGCTGACCCTGGTCGTCCTCTCCGTCCCGACCTTCGTCACCGGCCTCCTCGTCCAGCTCCTCCTCGGCGTCAAATGGGGCTGGATCAAACCGGCCGTCTCGCCCGAGGCCACCTTCAGCGAACTCATCGTGCCCGGCCTGGTCCTCGCCTCGGTCTCGCTGGCCTACGTCACCCGGCTCACCCGGACCTCGATCGCCGAGAACAAGCGCGCCGACTACGTCCGCACCGCCGTCGCCAAGGGCCTGCCCCGCCGCCGGGTCATCAGCCGGCACCTGCTCCGCAACAGCCTCATCCCGGTCGTGACGTTCATCGGTGCCGACGTCGGCGCCCTCATGGGCGGAGCCATCGTCACCGAACGGATCTTCAACATCCACGGCGTCGGCTACCAGCTCTACCAGGGCATCGTCCGCCAGAACACCCAGACCGTGGTCGGCTTCGTGACCATCCTCGTGCTGGTGTTCCTGCTGGCCAACCTCCTGGTCGACCTCCTGTACGCCGTCCTTGACCCGAGGATTCGCTATGCCTGA
- a CDS encoding DUF6113 family protein, with protein sequence MSPKPPATPNPPKAPAAPGASTVSRNARFAWYAGLVVLGVLVGTAGALVQAAWLPVGLILALLATAALFYGGLRATETQVGVVAGGVGWLVAVILLSFGRPEGDGAFGGGVGELLFLFGGMAIAVMCTTLARLPRPIP encoded by the coding sequence ATGAGCCCCAAGCCGCCCGCGACGCCCAACCCGCCCAAGGCGCCGGCCGCGCCCGGTGCGTCCACCGTCTCCCGTAACGCCCGATTCGCCTGGTACGCGGGCCTGGTCGTCCTCGGCGTCCTCGTCGGAACCGCGGGCGCCCTCGTCCAGGCCGCCTGGCTCCCCGTCGGTCTGATCCTCGCCCTCCTCGCCACCGCAGCCCTCTTCTACGGCGGGCTGCGGGCCACCGAGACCCAGGTCGGCGTCGTCGCGGGCGGCGTCGGCTGGCTCGTCGCCGTCATCCTGCTCAGCTTCGGACGCCCGGAGGGTGACGGAGCGTTCGGCGGAGGCGTCGGCGAGCTGCTGTTCCTCTTCGGCGGCATGGCGATCGCTGTGATGTGCACCACGCTGGCCCGGCTGCCCCGACCGATCCCGTGA
- a CDS encoding DUF1772 domain-containing protein, translating into MRVRTAQAVALLSTGLLTGAFGYGAANLVPAFRAVPLDMRLDFHTQLMTTNGITMQTAMALAFLSSLALAVLTRGRARLLAGVSALLVLASFLITRFGNVPINGRIKHWAATSAPADHAEILHRWELFNLARTSTALVAFVVLIALVVSAPREDRVAPRP; encoded by the coding sequence GTGCGTGTACGGACGGCCCAGGCCGTGGCTCTGCTCTCGACGGGGCTGCTCACCGGTGCCTTCGGTTACGGCGCGGCCAATCTCGTTCCCGCCTTCCGCGCCGTGCCCCTCGACATGCGGCTGGACTTCCACACCCAGCTGATGACGACGAACGGCATCACCATGCAGACGGCGATGGCGCTGGCCTTCCTCAGCTCCCTGGCCCTGGCCGTCCTGACCCGGGGCCGCGCACGCCTGCTCGCCGGCGTCTCGGCGCTGCTGGTCCTGGCGTCCTTCCTGATCACCCGGTTCGGCAACGTGCCGATCAACGGCCGCATCAAGCATTGGGCCGCCACCTCCGCCCCGGCCGACCACGCGGAGATCCTGCACCGCTGGGAGCTCTTCAACCTCGCGCGCACGTCCACGGCCCTCGTCGCCTTCGTCGTGCTGATCGCCCTCGTGGTGAGCGCGCCCCGCGAGGACCGCGTCGCACCGCGCCCGTAG
- a CDS encoding ABC transporter ATP-binding protein has translation MAEAILEVRDLHKHYPLTQGIVFKKQVGAVRAVDGVDFDLHAGETLGIVGESGCGKSTVAKMLVNLERPTSGSIRYKGEDISTLSPRALKAVRRNIQMVFQDPYTSLNPRMTVGDIIGEPYEIHPEVAPKGDRRRKVQDLLDVVGLNPEYINRYPHQFSGGQRQRIGIARGLALQPEIIVADEPVSALDVSVQAQVINLMGNLQSEFSLSYVFIAHDLSIVRHISDRVGVMYLGRIVEIGTDEQIYDHPTHPYTQALLSAVPVPDPEARAHRERIILTGDVPSPANIPSGCRFRTRCWKAQERCALEVPLLAVPAVFRLTDSPAKHDSACHFAEEKHVVPTEGGEGPETPPESGTDPFRKPESP, from the coding sequence ATGGCTGAGGCGATTCTCGAAGTCCGGGACCTCCACAAGCACTACCCGCTCACCCAGGGCATCGTCTTCAAGAAGCAGGTCGGCGCCGTCCGGGCCGTCGACGGCGTCGACTTCGACCTCCACGCCGGCGAGACCCTCGGCATCGTCGGCGAATCCGGCTGCGGCAAGTCGACGGTCGCGAAGATGCTGGTCAACCTCGAACGGCCGACGTCCGGCTCGATCCGCTACAAGGGCGAGGACATCAGCACGCTCTCCCCCCGCGCCCTCAAGGCCGTCCGCCGCAACATCCAGATGGTGTTCCAGGACCCGTACACCTCGCTCAACCCGCGCATGACCGTCGGCGACATCATCGGCGAGCCGTACGAGATCCACCCCGAGGTCGCCCCCAAGGGAGACCGGCGCCGCAAGGTCCAGGACCTCCTGGACGTCGTCGGCCTCAACCCCGAGTACATCAACCGCTACCCGCACCAGTTCTCCGGCGGCCAGCGCCAGCGCATCGGCATCGCCCGCGGCCTCGCCCTCCAGCCCGAGATCATCGTCGCCGACGAACCCGTGTCCGCCCTCGACGTCTCCGTGCAGGCGCAGGTCATCAACCTGATGGGGAACCTCCAGTCCGAGTTCTCCCTGTCGTACGTCTTCATCGCCCACGACCTGTCGATCGTGCGGCACATCTCCGACCGGGTCGGCGTCATGTACCTCGGCCGGATCGTCGAGATCGGCACCGACGAGCAGATCTACGACCACCCCACCCACCCCTACACCCAGGCGCTGCTGTCCGCCGTCCCGGTGCCCGACCCCGAGGCGCGCGCCCACCGCGAACGCATCATCCTCACCGGCGACGTCCCGTCCCCGGCCAACATCCCCTCCGGCTGCCGCTTCCGCACCCGCTGCTGGAAGGCCCAGGAGCGCTGCGCCCTGGAGGTCCCGCTCCTCGCCGTCCCGGCCGTCTTCCGCCTCACGGACAGCCCCGCGAAGCACGACTCGGCCTGCCACTTCGCCGAGGAGAAGCACGTCGTCCCCACGGAGGGCGGCGAAGGGCCCGAGACACCGCCCGAGAGCGGCACGGACCCCTTCCGGAAGCCCGAATCGCCTTAA
- a CDS encoding ABC transporter permease, translating into MPEQPEPLESYEEGRAIAPTGAGGASDLATAEGETLERTPGGPLGTGADKKPRSLWSDAWRDLRRNPIFIISSLVILFLVVISIWPQLIASGDPLDCDLSKAQEGSQPGHPFGFNGQGCDVYTRTVYGARTSVTVGVLATLGVAVLGSILGGLAGFFGGAWDGVLSRITDVFFAIPVVLGGLVLLSVVTSSSVWPVIGFMVLLGWPQLSRIARGSVITAKQNDYVQAARALGASNSRMMLRHISPNAIAPVIVVATIALGTYIALEATLSYLGVGLKPPTVSWGIDISSASQYIRNAPHMLLWPAGALAITVLAFIMLGDAVRDALDPKLR; encoded by the coding sequence ATGCCTGAGCAGCCCGAGCCGCTTGAGTCGTACGAGGAGGGCCGAGCCATCGCCCCCACCGGCGCCGGTGGCGCGTCCGATCTCGCGACGGCCGAAGGCGAGACCCTGGAGCGGACGCCCGGCGGCCCCCTCGGCACCGGCGCCGACAAGAAGCCCCGGTCCCTGTGGTCCGACGCCTGGCGAGACCTGCGCCGGAACCCGATCTTCATCATCTCCTCGCTGGTGATCCTCTTCCTGGTCGTCATCTCCATCTGGCCCCAGCTGATCGCCTCCGGGGACCCCCTCGACTGCGACCTCTCCAAGGCCCAGGAAGGCTCCCAGCCCGGCCACCCCTTCGGCTTCAACGGCCAGGGCTGCGACGTCTACACCCGCACCGTCTACGGCGCCCGGACGTCCGTGACCGTCGGCGTCCTCGCCACCCTCGGCGTCGCCGTCCTCGGCAGCATCCTCGGCGGCCTCGCCGGCTTCTTCGGCGGCGCCTGGGACGGTGTCCTCTCCCGGATCACCGACGTCTTCTTCGCCATCCCCGTCGTCCTCGGCGGCCTGGTGCTCCTCTCCGTGGTGACCAGCTCCAGCGTGTGGCCCGTCATCGGCTTCATGGTGCTGCTCGGCTGGCCGCAGCTCTCCCGCATCGCCCGCGGTTCCGTCATCACCGCCAAACAGAACGACTACGTGCAGGCGGCCCGGGCGCTCGGCGCCTCCAACTCCCGGATGATGCTCCGCCACATCTCACCCAACGCCATCGCCCCGGTGATCGTCGTCGCCACCATCGCCCTCGGCACGTACATCGCGCTGGAGGCGACCCTGTCCTACCTCGGTGTCGGCCTGAAGCCCCCGACCGTCTCCTGGGGCATCGACATCTCCTCGGCGTCGCAGTACATCCGCAACGCGCCGCACATGCTGCTCTGGCCGGCCGGCGCGCTCGCCATCACCGTGCTCGCCTTCATCATGCTCGGCGACGCCGTCCGCGACGCCCTCGACCCGAAGCTGAGGTAG
- a CDS encoding S9 family peptidase, protein MTSSRQQPATPPAGLSFPRRHARTQRFTLGVPRAFSVSPDGERVVFVRAASGVDRTHGLWVLDLPRDGGAPVERVAADPDALLADGEEELSPRERARRERSREGSAGVVAYAVDGAVELAAFALSGRLFAAELRAGTARELPVPGPVIDPRPSPDGRLVAYVVEGALRVVGADGSGDRELAVPEEPQVSYGLAEFIASEEMTRDRGFWWSPASDRLLVARADDRAVRRWWIADPAHPEREPQPVAYPAAGTANADVRLFVMDLTGARTEVAWDRERYPYLARVHWSSAGAPLLLVQARDQREQLFLAVDPESGETRTVRAERDPVWLEVLPGVPAWAPDGRLVRLTDETGARALAVGDEVLTDASLHVRAVLDVGEDDILVSASAGAEAARPETGEVHVYRVTGRGAERLSEGVGVHGAVRSGAVTVLVSAGPETPGSVARVLRDGERIAVVTSYAQDPLLRARVRLTEAGVRRIPCAVLLPSGYEEGDGPLPVLMDPYGGPHGPRVLAAHNAHLTSQWFADQGFAVVVADGRGTPGRSPAWEKSIARDFGPTLDDQVDALQGLAGRFPLDLDRVAIRGWSYGGYLAARAVLRRPDVFHAAVVGAPVTDWRLYDTHYTERYLGTPQDDPEVYAEQSLLTDDGISAPEVPVRPMMIVHGLADDNVVVAHALRLSSALLAAGRPHEVLPLSGVTHMTPQEQVAENLLLLQVDFLQRSLAGRRG, encoded by the coding sequence ATGACCTCGTCTCGACAGCAGCCGGCCACACCCCCTGCCGGGCTCTCCTTCCCCCGCCGTCACGCCCGTACCCAGCGGTTCACCCTGGGCGTTCCGCGTGCCTTCTCGGTCTCCCCCGACGGGGAGCGCGTCGTGTTCGTCAGGGCCGCGTCCGGTGTGGACCGTACGCACGGGCTCTGGGTCCTCGACCTGCCCCGCGACGGCGGCGCCCCGGTGGAGCGGGTGGCGGCGGACCCGGACGCGCTGCTCGCGGACGGCGAGGAGGAGTTGTCGCCGCGGGAGCGGGCGCGCCGGGAGCGGAGCCGGGAGGGCTCGGCCGGCGTGGTGGCGTACGCGGTGGACGGGGCCGTGGAGTTGGCGGCCTTCGCCCTGTCGGGGCGTCTGTTCGCGGCGGAGCTGCGGGCGGGGACGGCGCGGGAGCTGCCGGTGCCGGGGCCGGTGATCGATCCCCGGCCCTCGCCGGACGGGCGTCTGGTCGCGTACGTGGTGGAGGGCGCGCTGCGGGTGGTCGGCGCGGACGGTTCGGGCGACCGTGAACTGGCCGTTCCGGAGGAGCCTCAGGTGTCCTACGGATTGGCCGAATTCATCGCCTCGGAGGAGATGACCCGGGACCGGGGGTTCTGGTGGTCGCCCGCCTCCGACCGGCTGCTCGTGGCCCGCGCCGACGACCGGGCGGTGCGCCGCTGGTGGATCGCCGACCCGGCGCATCCGGAGCGGGAGCCGCAGCCGGTGGCGTACCCGGCGGCGGGTACGGCCAACGCGGACGTACGGCTGTTCGTCATGGACCTCACGGGCGCCCGCACCGAGGTGGCGTGGGACCGGGAGCGGTACCCGTACCTCGCGCGCGTGCACTGGTCGTCGGCCGGCGCGCCGCTGTTGCTCGTCCAGGCGCGGGACCAGCGGGAGCAGCTGTTCCTCGCGGTGGACCCGGAGTCCGGGGAGACGAGGACGGTCCGGGCGGAGCGTGACCCCGTGTGGCTGGAGGTGCTGCCGGGGGTGCCGGCGTGGGCTCCGGACGGGCGGCTCGTACGGCTCACGGACGAGACCGGGGCACGGGCCCTGGCCGTGGGCGACGAGGTGCTGACGGACGCCTCGCTGCATGTCCGGGCCGTGCTCGACGTCGGGGAGGACGACATCCTCGTGTCGGCGTCGGCGGGCGCGGAGGCGGCTCGCCCGGAGACCGGCGAGGTCCATGTGTACCGGGTGACCGGTCGGGGCGCGGAGCGGCTGTCCGAGGGCGTCGGCGTGCACGGCGCGGTGCGCTCGGGGGCGGTGACCGTGCTGGTGTCGGCGGGGCCGGAGACGCCGGGGAGCGTGGCGCGGGTGCTGCGGGACGGCGAGCGCATCGCGGTGGTGACCTCGTACGCCCAGGATCCGCTGCTCCGCGCGCGCGTGCGGCTCACGGAGGCCGGCGTGCGGCGGATCCCGTGCGCGGTGCTGCTGCCGTCGGGGTACGAGGAGGGCGACGGGCCCCTGCCGGTGCTCATGGATCCGTACGGCGGTCCGCACGGACCGCGGGTGCTCGCCGCGCACAACGCGCATCTGACGTCCCAGTGGTTCGCCGACCAGGGCTTCGCGGTGGTCGTGGCGGACGGGCGGGGCACGCCGGGCCGCTCCCCCGCCTGGGAGAAGTCGATCGCGCGGGACTTCGGGCCGACCCTCGACGACCAGGTGGACGCGCTCCAGGGCCTGGCCGGGCGCTTCCCGCTGGATCTGGACCGGGTGGCGATCCGGGGCTGGTCGTACGGCGGCTATCTGGCGGCGCGGGCGGTGCTGCGGCGGCCGGACGTGTTCCACGCGGCGGTGGTGGGGGCGCCGGTGACGGACTGGCGGCTGTACGACACCCACTACACCGAGCGGTACCTCGGCACCCCGCAGGACGACCCCGAGGTGTACGCGGAGCAGTCGCTGCTCACCGACGACGGGATCTCCGCCCCGGAGGTGCCCGTGCGGCCGATGATGATCGTCCACGGTCTCGCGGACGACAACGTGGTCGTCGCGCACGCGCTGCGGCTCTCCTCGGCGCTCCTCGCGGCGGGCCGGCCGCACGAGGTGCTGCCGCTGTCGGGGGTCACCCACATGACGCCGCAGGAACAGGTCGCGGAGAACCTGCTGCTGCTCCAGGTGGACTTCCTGCAGCGGTCGCTCGCCGGGCGGCGGGGCTGA